From the genome of Podospora bellae-mahoneyi strain CBS 112042 chromosome 2, whole genome shotgun sequence:
CCCATCGACGCGTTGCTCTGCTTGCCTGGAGAAGGCTGACGGCCAGCTGTTGCGGGCGGTCTGGCTGCCTTGAAAGTTAGGCATTAATAGAAAGCAGATCTTGGCTTAAGCGTCATGGCTGGGGCCCAAGCTTCAATGGTAGTGGGGTTGCCCCACATTCTTAACTTCTGCTCTGTTATCGGGCGCAAGACCCCTGTATTGGGCGCTGATAAGCACTGGCGGAACAGAAATTTGCTGCAGGCTGTTTCTCATTCAACTGGCAGCATCGACACAAACACCCAATAGAACTCACGACATCGCCAAACGGCCCCAATATTTCTTGCATTCAGAAACTCTTGGGTCTCGTTGAAAACAGCGCTACTCGGCTCAATTTGCACTTTTGCCGTTTCTGTGGGAACCCGCGCCCCTGTCCGTCCTACGTCGTCTGTCTCGGTCCagggcttttttttcttcacctCGGTCGACACCTGTTtgcctgcttcttctttgctggcCAACATGTCCGCTCGTGTCCCGGCCTGGAAGCGATTGggcctcaagctcaagggaGCATCTGACGAGAGCCCTGTCTTGAGCTCAACCGGCCCCAATGCCAATTCCGCTTCGCAAGTAAACAGCAGCCCTGTGAGCGCGCTCAAGAGAAAGCAACCACTATATCAGTCGCCGGCCAACAGCTATAACAGCAATTCGTATGTGCAAACTCCCAACAAGAGGTTGCGAGCCGACGAACAAACACCTGGATCACAAAGAAAATCTGTGTCCTTCACAGCGGACACCAAGAAGACATCCGTCGAAccagcaaagaagaaggcaaagaaaaagaaggccaagaggcCAGCGCAACCTGTTGCCAAACCCGAGACGAACCTTGAACCATCCCTCGATTACCTTCGCCAGTGGCACACTGCGCGCGACTCGTGGAAGTTCAACAAGAACCACCAGACATTGCTCATTAAGTATCTCTTTGACGGCGACAAGATCCCGTCAGCCGATATTCCAATTTTCTACCAATATATCAGCGACCTCAAGGGAGGCGTGCGGACGAGGTTACGAGAGACGGCggtggagatcaagaagaaagATATGGAGCAGGGTGTCAGCGCTTTCCCTGCCGacaccaaggacaaggccaCCAAGCAGACAGAGTACGAGGAGGT
Proteins encoded in this window:
- a CDS encoding hypothetical protein (COG:S; BUSCO:EOG092644DY; EggNog:ENOG503P3BJ): MSARVPAWKRLGLKLKGASDESPVLSSTGPNANSASQVNSSPVSALKRKQPLYQSPANSYNSNSYVQTPNKRLRADEQTPGSQRKSVSFTADTKKTSVEPAKKKAKKKKAKRPAQPVAKPETNLEPSLDYLRQWHTARDSWKFNKNHQTLLIKYLFDGDKIPSADIPIFYQYISDLKGGVRTRLRETAVEIKKKDMEQGVSAFPADTKDKATKQTEYEEVISRFLEDLQQHQKQRQSTGTNANGKRPLEEVQYVIRTVDPLVKQRALRRIRAEIVAVELASDSEESTTTSTAAASTITSSSSSSGQENAVADKRTRSDDDSQQPAKKRRLRKVRNISDDESSSSSESESDSSDDDDDDDDEDENMADAPNGKEDEETSSSSSSSSESSSEDESDDEEEADDGSDSDSSESSESSESDSD